Proteins from one Ornithobacterium rhinotracheale genomic window:
- a CDS encoding Rne/Rng family ribonuclease, translating into MNKELIISSSGEVVKIAMLEEGRLMEFHQEKVNQRYNVGDIYLAKIKKLAPGMNAAFVTVGSEKDAFLHYHDLGAEVQSMLSYIKAVRSSKYKTHLLKDFPIEKEIDKNGKIEDVIQPGQNILVQIAKEPISTKGPRVTSEISIAGRYLVLVPFSDRVSVSQKIKEKTERDRLSMLVESIKPEGFGVIIRTVAEYKKVAELHQDLEDLVQKWKGIYNNLRAKKLPKRVHSELSRASGILRDKFSEDFVKIHCDDEELLEEIKDFLSIIAPGKEDILELYQKQTPILEFYNVEKQIKTSFGTHVNIPKSKGAYLVIEHTEALHVIDVNSGNIKAVKDTQEQNALNVNMQAGAEIARQLRLRDMGGIIVVDFIDMREVKNRRKFYDFFKEEMKKDGAKHKVLPPSKFGLVQITRQRVRPEVNIKTYEENPNKNGEEVEAPIAIIERIEARIKAIAEAGKAKKITIHMHPFVAAYLKQGIPSIRKKWAWKYRLPIKIMPRDSFRYLELHITDENQNEIYQESN; encoded by the coding sequence ATGAATAAAGAACTGATTATAAGTTCCTCTGGTGAAGTGGTTAAAATAGCTATGCTTGAAGAAGGCAGGCTTATGGAGTTTCATCAAGAGAAGGTAAATCAACGCTACAATGTGGGCGATATCTATTTGGCTAAAATCAAAAAATTGGCGCCAGGTATGAACGCCGCATTTGTAACAGTAGGTTCTGAAAAAGATGCATTTTTGCATTATCATGATTTAGGCGCAGAGGTGCAATCTATGCTTTCATACATCAAGGCGGTGCGTTCAAGCAAATATAAAACTCATTTACTAAAGGATTTCCCAATTGAAAAGGAAATAGATAAAAACGGGAAAATAGAAGATGTCATCCAGCCAGGGCAAAACATCTTGGTGCAAATTGCCAAAGAGCCCATCTCTACCAAAGGGCCGCGGGTAACTTCCGAAATTTCAATCGCAGGACGCTATTTAGTATTGGTGCCATTTTCCGATCGTGTATCTGTTTCTCAAAAAATTAAAGAAAAAACCGAGCGAGATAGACTTTCTATGCTCGTGGAAAGTATTAAGCCAGAGGGTTTTGGTGTAATTATCCGTACAGTAGCCGAGTACAAAAAAGTAGCAGAATTACACCAAGATTTAGAAGATTTGGTGCAAAAATGGAAAGGTATTTACAATAATCTGCGTGCCAAAAAACTCCCTAAACGCGTGCACAGCGAGCTCAGCCGTGCATCTGGAATTTTGAGAGATAAATTTTCTGAAGATTTTGTCAAAATCCATTGCGACGACGAGGAGTTGCTTGAGGAAATCAAGGATTTTCTAAGCATAATTGCACCAGGCAAAGAAGATATTCTGGAACTCTACCAAAAGCAAACGCCTATCTTGGAATTTTATAATGTAGAAAAACAAATCAAAACTTCGTTTGGAACACATGTAAACATTCCTAAATCCAAAGGTGCGTATCTTGTGATTGAACACACCGAGGCGTTACATGTGATTGATGTAAACTCAGGGAACATAAAAGCCGTAAAAGACACGCAAGAGCAAAACGCCCTAAATGTGAACATGCAAGCGGGAGCAGAAATTGCTCGCCAATTGCGATTGCGCGATATGGGAGGTATTATTGTGGTGGATTTTATAGACATGCGAGAGGTCAAAAATCGTAGAAAATTCTATGATTTCTTCAAAGAAGAAATGAAGAAAGACGGTGCTAAACACAAAGTGCTACCGCCGAGTAAATTTGGATTGGTGCAAATCACGCGTCAGCGCGTGCGCCCCGAGGTAAACATCAAAACCTACGAGGAAAATCCAAATAAAAACGGAGAAGAGGTAGAAGCACCCATTGCGATTATAGAGCGTATAGAGGCAAGAATCAAAGCGATTGCTGAGGCAGGCAAAGCCAAGAAAATCACGATACACATGCACCCATTTGTGGCTGCGTATTTGAAACAAGGGATTCCGTCTATTAGGAAAAAATGGGCTTGGAAATACCGATTGCCGATTAAAATCATGCCACGCGATTCGTTTAGATATTTGGAGCTCCACATTACCGACGAGAACCAAAACGAGATTTACCAAGAAAGTAATTAA
- a CDS encoding alpha/beta fold hydrolase, with translation MNYKIIGEGKPVVLLHGFLENHKMWIPIAEAIPGYKFIIPDLLGHGETRSEDEVNTMEDQARNLVKLLKELEVSSATFIGHSMGGYIAMVIARDYSSYVEKLGLFFSKTTPDSEEKKAQRLQAVRVAEENKERFVELGVKGLFAQDNLDNLRPQIAEAQSWGMETPIDGLVSALRGMREREDTTYLLEKLNYPILIVLGEKDPSTEKEFKDLIPKRENIHVHILPCGHMGMLELPEESTKIIQDFLSL, from the coding sequence ATGAATTATAAAATCATCGGGGAAGGAAAACCCGTTGTGCTACTTCACGGATTCTTGGAAAATCACAAAATGTGGATTCCGATTGCAGAAGCGATTCCAGGCTATAAATTCATTATTCCAGATTTGCTGGGACACGGCGAAACTCGCTCAGAAGATGAAGTAAATACAATGGAAGACCAAGCGAGAAATTTGGTAAAATTGCTGAAAGAATTGGAAGTGAGCTCGGCGACTTTCATCGGGCACTCCATGGGTGGCTACATTGCAATGGTGATTGCAAGGGACTATTCTTCTTATGTAGAAAAATTAGGACTGTTTTTCTCTAAAACTACGCCAGACAGCGAGGAGAAAAAGGCTCAACGCCTGCAAGCGGTGCGCGTGGCAGAGGAGAACAAAGAGCGTTTTGTGGAATTGGGCGTAAAAGGACTTTTTGCGCAAGATAATCTCGACAACTTGCGTCCGCAAATTGCCGAAGCACAAAGCTGGGGCATGGAAACTCCGATTGACGGGCTGGTTTCGGCTTTGCGTGGCATGCGCGAGCGCGAAGACACGACTTATCTTTTGGAAAAATTGAATTATCCCATTTTAATCGTTTTGGGCGAAAAAGACCCTTCGACCGAGAAAGAGTTTAAGGATTTAATACCAAAAAGAGAGAATATACATGTGCATATTCTCCCTTGTGGCCATATGGGTATGCTTGAGCTACCCGAAGAGTCTACGAAAATCATTCAAGATTTTCTATCACTTTGA
- a CDS encoding HU family DNA-binding protein: protein MTKAEIVTNISNKLGLEKLDTQNVVEAFMEEVKSAMTGGENVYLRGFGSFIIKKRAQKTGRNISKNKSIIIPAHNIPAFKPSKTFVEEVKDQVKVQD, encoded by the coding sequence ATGACTAAGGCAGAAATCGTAACTAACATTTCAAACAAATTGGGCTTAGAAAAGCTTGATACTCAAAATGTTGTGGAAGCGTTTATGGAGGAGGTGAAGTCAGCTATGACTGGCGGAGAAAATGTATATCTTCGCGGTTTTGGCTCTTTTATCATTAAAAAGAGAGCGCAAAAAACCGGACGAAATATCTCTAAAAATAAATCAATCATAATCCCGGCACATAATATTCCGGCTTTTAAACCTTCTAAAACTTTTGTTGAAGAAGTAAAGGATCAAGTAAAAGTACAAGATTAA
- a CDS encoding carboxypeptidase regulatory-like domain-containing protein translates to MVRLWLSFLTIMISFNLYCQTKITGTVKSSSDEKALYDAQVTLKGLGQSVQSDRIGYFQFIDVPKGAYTLEINKVGYESYTQDFVVNGEKVIDLGDLFLSYDPQSVNVGVITLSSDELSSDESSTQSSVGLLQSSKDVFAKVAAYELGSFWFRPRGYDNKYSDVFFNGVRMNKIDNDRVDFGNWGGLNDITRYPAEVTYGIAPSDYAFGDLGGITYVDTRPSNLRTGNSLSYSLTNRSYRQRLMFTHNTGINAKGWGFTVSGSRRWANEGRIPGTFYDAWAYYLGIEKRFNNKHSLLLSAFGAPSRRSSSSPNTQEVYDLKGINYNAYWGYQMGDKRSERIKKTHEPLISLAHYWNITETSRLTTTLGFQFGENANGRLDWNKATNPSPTYYRNMPSYYEGTNDEKAKELTNLWKTNENFSQINWHQLYLLNNTISGEAKYFLLSDVNQDKTFTFNTNYRNQFSDAFGLHANLSYQKTNSALFRQLDDLLGAKYVLDVDDFADAGQSGNSDESNPSRKAYKNNKVQYNYELFVDKIDAYLAGNYKVDNFDFTLGLKLANTSIQRNGLFDYYRYTNSKGKSEKYNFMDYGVKLNATYKIDGRNYLVMNAGYFTNAPTANDVFPQQRTNNLSIPDLESAKIFSGDLSYMLRGSRIKARATGYFTDIKDEVETAFGYLERDSQDFSANLFTAEVIKGVAKQHMGAELALEAQLSTTFTVNAAASIGQYLYKNNPDLYYFSDAYSDKGGYQYEGKTYLNNYHVAASPQKAFSVGFQYRSPKYWWVGATGNYLGDNYASLAKTRRTEAFFVNKATNLPFPEAVKDLENGGEVMRALLSQEKFKDAFMLNANAGKTFRFGNYYVGLSLSVNNVLNNKNYITSGFEQLRLANFASLNDAQKRKTFGNKYWYDQGTSYFLNLFVRF, encoded by the coding sequence ATGGTTAGATTATGGTTAAGTTTTTTGACAATTATGATTTCTTTCAATCTTTATTGTCAAACAAAAATTACGGGAACGGTAAAATCCTCTTCCGATGAGAAGGCTTTGTACGATGCACAAGTTACCTTAAAAGGATTGGGACAAAGCGTTCAGTCTGATAGAATTGGATATTTTCAATTTATAGATGTTCCCAAAGGAGCCTACACTTTAGAGATTAACAAAGTAGGCTATGAATCATACACACAAGATTTTGTGGTAAATGGCGAGAAAGTAATAGATTTAGGAGATTTATTCCTTTCTTATGACCCGCAATCGGTGAATGTGGGCGTGATTACGCTTTCTTCTGACGAGTTATCTTCAGACGAGTCGAGCACACAATCGTCTGTGGGACTTCTGCAATCGTCTAAAGATGTATTTGCTAAAGTAGCTGCTTATGAATTAGGTTCGTTCTGGTTTAGACCACGCGGATACGACAACAAATACAGCGATGTATTCTTCAATGGTGTACGCATGAACAAAATCGACAACGATCGTGTAGATTTCGGAAACTGGGGAGGACTCAACGATATTACACGCTACCCTGCCGAGGTGACTTATGGCATTGCGCCATCCGATTATGCTTTTGGAGATTTAGGAGGAATCACTTATGTGGATACTCGCCCTTCAAACTTAAGAACTGGAAATAGCTTGTCATATTCCTTGACTAATCGCTCCTACCGCCAGCGTTTGATGTTTACCCACAATACGGGAATCAATGCCAAAGGTTGGGGCTTTACTGTTTCTGGCTCTCGCCGCTGGGCAAACGAAGGTAGAATCCCAGGCACATTCTACGATGCGTGGGCTTACTATTTAGGTATCGAAAAAAGATTTAATAATAAACACTCATTATTATTAAGTGCTTTTGGCGCGCCAAGCCGTAGAAGCTCAAGCAGCCCAAATACACAAGAAGTATATGACCTAAAAGGCATCAACTACAATGCCTACTGGGGCTACCAAATGGGGGATAAGCGTAGCGAAAGAATCAAAAAAACACACGAGCCTCTTATCTCGCTTGCACACTATTGGAACATTACGGAAACTTCTCGCTTAACCACTACTTTAGGCTTTCAATTTGGTGAGAACGCAAATGGCCGCTTAGATTGGAACAAGGCAACTAACCCTTCGCCTACTTATTATAGAAATATGCCAAGCTACTACGAAGGAACCAACGATGAAAAAGCCAAAGAGCTTACCAATCTTTGGAAAACCAATGAAAACTTTAGCCAAATTAATTGGCACCAATTGTATTTATTAAACAATACCATTTCTGGTGAGGCTAAATATTTCTTGCTAAGCGATGTAAACCAAGACAAAACCTTTACATTTAATACTAATTATAGAAATCAATTTTCTGATGCTTTTGGATTACATGCTAATTTAAGCTACCAAAAAACAAATTCTGCGTTATTCCGACAATTAGATGATTTATTGGGGGCTAAATATGTGCTTGATGTAGATGACTTTGCCGATGCCGGACAATCAGGAAACAGCGACGAAAGCAACCCTAGCCGAAAAGCTTATAAAAACAATAAAGTACAATATAATTACGAATTGTTTGTAGATAAAATTGACGCTTATCTTGCAGGAAACTATAAAGTAGATAATTTCGATTTTACCTTGGGATTAAAATTAGCCAATACTTCTATCCAAAGAAACGGACTATTTGACTACTATAGATATACAAATTCTAAAGGAAAAAGCGAAAAATATAATTTCATGGATTATGGCGTGAAATTAAACGCTACTTATAAAATCGATGGTAGAAATTACCTTGTGATGAATGCTGGATACTTTACCAATGCGCCAACAGCCAACGATGTATTCCCACAACAGAGAACCAACAACTTGAGCATTCCAGATTTAGAAAGTGCCAAAATCTTCTCAGGAGACTTAAGCTATATGCTTAGAGGTTCAAGAATCAAAGCGCGTGCGACTGGATACTTTACCGATATCAAAGATGAAGTAGAAACTGCTTTTGGATATTTGGAAAGAGATTCTCAAGATTTCAGTGCAAACTTATTTACTGCGGAAGTAATTAAAGGAGTAGCAAAGCAACATATGGGTGCAGAATTGGCTTTAGAAGCACAACTTTCAACCACTTTTACTGTGAATGCTGCCGCTTCAATTGGGCAATATTTGTATAAAAATAATCCTGATTTGTATTATTTTTCTGATGCTTATTCAGACAAAGGTGGATACCAATACGAAGGAAAAACTTATTTAAATAATTACCATGTAGCCGCTTCTCCACAAAAAGCGTTTTCTGTAGGTTTCCAATACAGAAGCCCTAAATATTGGTGGGTAGGAGCTACTGGAAACTACCTTGGAGACAACTACGCATCGCTTGCAAAAACTCGCCGTACAGAAGCTTTCTTCGTCAACAAAGCAACCAATCTACCTTTCCCAGAAGCAGTAAAAGATTTGGAAAACGGTGGCGAAGTGATGCGCGCGTTGTTAAGTCAAGAAAAATTCAAAGATGCCTTTATGCTTAATGCCAATGCAGGGAAAACCTTCAGATTTGGAAATTATTATGTAGGCTTAAGCCTTTCTGTAAACAATGTATTAAACAACAAAAACTATATCACCAGCGGATTTGAGCAATTAAGATTGGCAAACTTTGCTTCGCTAAACGATGCTCAAAAACGCAAAACTTTCGGAAACAAATATTGGTATGATCAAGGAACCAGCTATTTCTTAAACCTATTTGTTCGATTCTAA
- the mutY gene encoding A/G-specific adenine glycosylase: MNFAQALLLWYDQNKRELPWRDAPSPYHIWISEIILQQTRVNQGMDYYLRFVERFPTPTALARADEQEVLNLWKGLGYYSRARNIHKAAKMIVSEFGGELPSDFQTLQKLPGIGKYTAAAIASIAFGEPVAAIDGNAFRVYSRFLGMYDDIAEGKSFAKFFEAGQNLICHKRPGDFNQAVMELGATMCFPQNPTCMFCPVQDACYAFNHGKIGELPVKTKKVKIKEEKIEYLYIFSDDFVLMHHRNKQGIWKNMYDFPTKELMGAAINLKNLVPQESVLHILTHKRLNIDFFKLKLNDTELKNLSEEFSLSLVPKEQTKDLPTPKPITDFLKNHANSEF, encoded by the coding sequence ATGAATTTTGCACAAGCACTGCTTTTGTGGTATGACCAAAACAAGCGCGAACTCCCATGGCGAGATGCGCCGAGCCCCTACCACATTTGGATTTCTGAGATTATTTTGCAACAAACCCGCGTGAACCAAGGCATGGATTATTATCTGCGTTTTGTAGAGCGTTTTCCTACGCCCACTGCACTTGCCCGTGCCGATGAGCAAGAGGTGCTCAATCTCTGGAAAGGGCTAGGCTACTACTCACGTGCGCGCAACATTCACAAGGCGGCAAAAATGATTGTGTCTGAGTTTGGGGGCGAATTGCCAAGCGATTTCCAGACCTTGCAAAAACTCCCTGGCATTGGGAAATACACTGCCGCTGCCATTGCCTCGATTGCGTTTGGAGAACCCGTGGCAGCGATAGACGGCAATGCGTTTAGAGTCTACAGCCGATTCCTCGGAATGTATGATGATATTGCCGAGGGAAAAAGTTTTGCTAAGTTTTTTGAAGCGGGGCAAAACCTCATCTGTCACAAACGCCCAGGCGACTTCAACCAAGCGGTGATGGAGCTCGGTGCCACGATGTGTTTTCCGCAAAATCCGACTTGCATGTTCTGCCCCGTGCAAGATGCATGCTACGCCTTTAATCATGGAAAAATAGGCGAATTGCCCGTAAAGACTAAAAAGGTGAAAATAAAAGAAGAAAAAATTGAATATCTATATATTTTCTCCGATGATTTTGTGCTTATGCACCACCGCAACAAGCAAGGTATTTGGAAAAATATGTATGATTTTCCGACGAAAGAGCTCATGGGAGCGGCGATTAATCTTAAAAATTTAGTCCCCCAAGAAAGTGTCTTGCATATTTTAACGCACAAGAGATTAAACATTGATTTCTTTAAATTAAAATTAAATGATACTGAATTAAAAAATTTAAGTGAAGAATTTTCGCTATCTTTAGTCCCGAAAGAACAAACCAAGGATTTGCCTACGCCAAAACCCATTACCGATTTCTTGAAAAATCATGCAAATTCGGAATTTTAG
- a CDS encoding ComF family protein translates to MQSIFDLIFPKRCVGCDRILAKNQDFLCVSCFRNLSFTHWQIDEESPLFQNLSRPDLFQEVQSLFYYDKGGTVQALLHANKYFNQPKIGKFIAQLLPKDLIEFYKTKNIDAVITVPSHPRTLRQRGYNQVHAFAQEVAEQINANFSPQLLVRSERKSSQTQLGKSERFSRLDGAFSLNKNPNLDDFQQVLLIDDLATTGSTLIHCAEVLKQNYPTIEIYVLTMAHVRS, encoded by the coding sequence ATGCAATCTATTTTTGATTTAATTTTTCCGAAACGCTGTGTGGGCTGCGATAGAATTTTGGCTAAAAATCAGGATTTTCTGTGCGTTTCGTGCTTTAGGAATTTAAGTTTTACGCATTGGCAAATCGATGAAGAATCGCCATTGTTTCAAAATTTAAGCCGTCCCGATTTATTCCAAGAAGTGCAGAGCCTTTTTTATTACGACAAAGGCGGAACGGTGCAGGCTTTGCTCCATGCCAATAAATACTTTAATCAGCCTAAAATCGGGAAATTCATCGCTCAATTATTGCCCAAGGATTTAATTGAATTTTACAAAACTAAAAATATAGATGCTGTGATTACCGTGCCCAGCCACCCGCGCACCTTGCGACAGCGTGGCTACAACCAAGTACACGCCTTTGCGCAAGAAGTGGCAGAGCAAATTAACGCCAATTTTTCACCACAATTACTCGTGCGTTCCGAGCGAAAATCCTCGCAAACGCAATTGGGCAAAAGTGAACGATTTTCTCGGCTCGATGGGGCTTTTAGCTTAAATAAAAATCCGAATTTGGACGATTTTCAGCAAGTTTTGCTCATCGATGATTTAGCGACTACGGGCTCCACGCTCATTCATTGTGCCGAAGTTTTAAAACAAAATTACCCCACAATCGAAATTTATGTACTCACTATGGCTCATGTAAGAAGTTAA
- a CDS encoding DUF5689 domain-containing protein encodes MKKFNIFKTGIYCVGLALTLGSCVDNKDFDLPPINSMECSDVAPNSTIERVLASASTEAHEITENTIFKGYVISSDAGANFYQTFIVQNENATKGIEIGVALSGYSAYFPVGTEVVIDAKGFYIAEDNGTIKLGAKSTGKYATDRLQPDEFLSHVKKACNPSGSATPLVFKDIAEAKKNAGLNTLIRLEGVQFKDANGTATYYDSKNAFGGATNIKIEDKNGNTLDLRNGSRVDWAKEVLPEGSGSITLIISKYKTSYQSNIRTLADVQFDQPRFKVGGNLNVIEAANATAADYVAGKKAKVHGHVHIESGRSYFVFKDGTKIQIYGKTKTSASEESKQKLATEGQEVTVTGTFEDYELKNGTVVKEIIYENDSDLEFGDSVAPAPPSEITTLEAKTATASDYKVGKKVSLHGTVKLINGKFTGIQFGDGTIIQIQAKKGLWTTLPKDFQTKMSTEGQEITVVGTFTDFKKGEETIKELVYESANDVTFGKAGTPAPDPAPAPPATGKVLNANEVNIDIFKLNQPVKMKGAIKMIENKAHLVLKDGNNLQIYIPKFTTTIPNLEDRKKLSTDGQVVVVTGIFTEYKGTKQIKVDSRENIEFEGSVAPNPTPPNTGGEKNANLIDFEGITDINNSYNSTGTINGKDGVVLTYMGRTDMDQYPINGKGIMIKDNSYVKIVFPKGVKTIEVDYRSAYTSKTKRKLKVIEGDENSSNVVDTKIFDRSDDIHKLKLTPNTTSSYTLTLKADSKQVVIDNIKWTK; translated from the coding sequence ATGAAAAAATTTAACATTTTTAAAACAGGAATTTACTGCGTGGGGCTAGCCCTTACACTCGGTAGCTGTGTTGATAACAAAGACTTTGACCTTCCGCCAATCAATAGCATGGAATGCTCAGATGTGGCGCCTAATAGCACCATAGAAAGAGTGCTAGCTTCTGCTTCTACAGAAGCTCATGAAATCACCGAAAATACTATTTTTAAAGGATATGTAATTTCATCAGACGCTGGTGCAAACTTCTACCAAACCTTTATCGTACAAAACGAAAATGCAACCAAAGGGATTGAAATCGGAGTTGCACTTTCGGGCTATAGTGCCTACTTTCCCGTAGGAACAGAAGTAGTAATCGATGCTAAAGGCTTCTACATTGCCGAAGATAATGGAACCATAAAACTAGGGGCAAAAAGTACTGGAAAATACGCAACCGATAGATTGCAGCCAGATGAATTCTTAAGCCATGTAAAAAAAGCATGTAATCCAAGCGGCTCAGCAACTCCATTGGTTTTCAAAGACATAGCAGAAGCTAAGAAAAATGCAGGACTTAATACATTAATCCGCCTAGAAGGCGTTCAATTTAAAGATGCTAACGGAACAGCTACTTATTATGATAGCAAAAACGCATTTGGTGGAGCGACCAATATCAAGATTGAAGACAAAAACGGAAACACCCTAGACTTAAGAAATGGTAGTCGTGTAGACTGGGCCAAAGAGGTCTTGCCAGAGGGAAGTGGTAGTATTACTTTAATCATCAGTAAATACAAAACAAGCTATCAAAGTAACATTAGAACACTTGCCGATGTTCAGTTTGACCAACCAAGATTTAAAGTGGGAGGCAACTTAAATGTAATCGAAGCTGCAAATGCTACAGCCGCAGACTATGTTGCTGGTAAAAAAGCTAAGGTACATGGACATGTTCATATCGAAAGCGGAAGATCATACTTTGTGTTCAAAGATGGCACAAAAATCCAAATTTATGGAAAAACTAAAACCTCCGCTTCAGAGGAAAGCAAACAAAAATTGGCTACCGAAGGACAAGAAGTTACTGTAACAGGTACATTCGAAGATTATGAATTGAAAAATGGTACTGTAGTCAAAGAAATCATCTATGAAAATGATAGCGATCTAGAATTCGGTGATAGCGTAGCCCCTGCGCCACCAAGTGAAATTACAACCTTAGAAGCAAAAACAGCTACAGCTTCCGATTATAAAGTAGGTAAAAAAGTTAGCTTACACGGAACCGTTAAATTGATAAATGGCAAATTTACAGGAATCCAATTTGGTGATGGAACTATAATCCAAATTCAGGCTAAAAAAGGATTGTGGACAACCTTACCAAAAGATTTCCAAACCAAAATGTCTACGGAAGGACAAGAAATCACTGTAGTGGGAACATTTACAGATTTTAAAAAAGGGGAAGAAACTATTAAAGAACTAGTTTATGAAAGTGCCAATGATGTTACATTTGGGAAAGCAGGAACTCCCGCTCCAGACCCAGCACCGGCACCACCAGCTACAGGCAAAGTATTGAATGCAAACGAAGTAAATATCGATATTTTTAAATTAAATCAACCTGTAAAAATGAAGGGAGCCATCAAAATGATAGAAAACAAAGCTCATTTAGTTTTGAAAGATGGTAATAATTTACAAATTTACATTCCTAAATTTACAACAACAATCCCAAATCTTGAAGATAGAAAAAAACTAAGCACAGATGGCCAAGTGGTAGTTGTTACAGGGATTTTCACTGAATATAAAGGCACAAAACAAATTAAAGTAGATAGTAGAGAAAATATCGAATTCGAAGGTTCTGTTGCTCCGAATCCAACCCCACCAAACACTGGCGGTGAAAAAAATGCAAATTTAATTGATTTTGAAGGTATTACAGATATAAATAATTCGTACAACTCAACAGGGACTATTAATGGAAAAGATGGCGTTGTACTTACTTACATGGGAAGAACTGATATGGACCAATACCCAATCAATGGCAAAGGGATTATGATTAAAGATAATTCTTATGTTAAAATTGTTTTCCCTAAAGGTGTAAAAACAATTGAAGTTGACTATAGAAGTGCTTATACAAGTAAAACCAAAAGAAAATTAAAAGTGATTGAAGGAGATGAAAATAGTAGCAATGTAGTGGATACTAAGATTTTTGATCGCTCAGATGATATACACAAACTAAAACTAACGCCAAATACTACAAGTAGCTATACATTAACTCTTAAAGCAGATAGCAAACAAGTCGTAATCGACAATATTAAATGGACAAAATAA
- a CDS encoding endonuclease, protein MYSLKTNKQFKKTLNLLILTFLAIPLLAQQKQFQAAGIGFYNVENLFDTIRSAGFVDGNKDYQNQFYHITISEDSIPIYAKDTINCRCSLTEKNIRGKKIIRSLILQNEFSPQGPKAWNTEKYNQKLKNLSKVISELGSSITKTAPVAVGFAEVESRGVLEDLINQPALKPYDYGIVHYNSWDKRGIDVGFIYQKSRFKVTETKKYELKVFNDNGTRDYTRDIVRVTGLLDGEEISFVINHWPSRRGGEAASYPRRKAAGELLKSIFDEMVAKNPKAKVIAMGDLNDDPIDRSVIEALGAKGDIKKVKTGDIYNAMYPLYKKGQGTLAYRDSWNLFDQMFFSKGLLGKDFKTYEMYKTEIYAPSYLISQEGAYKGFPHRMFAGDTYRYNGYSDHFPVFTVLLREVSK, encoded by the coding sequence ATGTATTCATTAAAGACAAATAAACAATTTAAGAAAACATTAAATCTTCTGATTTTAACATTTTTAGCAATTCCCCTATTAGCTCAGCAAAAGCAATTTCAAGCGGCAGGTATTGGTTTCTATAATGTGGAAAATCTTTTCGATACTATTCGTTCAGCAGGATTTGTAGATGGAAATAAGGATTATCAAAATCAGTTCTATCACATTACAATTAGCGAAGATAGCATTCCAATTTATGCCAAGGATACCATAAATTGTAGATGTTCTCTCACTGAAAAAAATATCCGTGGCAAAAAAATCATCAGAAGTTTAATTCTACAAAACGAATTCTCTCCACAAGGTCCCAAAGCGTGGAACACCGAAAAATATAATCAAAAACTTAAAAACTTAAGCAAAGTAATTTCAGAACTTGGGTCTTCCATCACCAAAACAGCCCCCGTGGCCGTGGGATTTGCAGAGGTTGAAAGCCGTGGGGTGCTAGAGGATTTAATCAATCAGCCAGCCCTGAAGCCATACGATTATGGCATTGTGCATTACAATTCTTGGGACAAGCGTGGGATAGATGTAGGCTTTATTTATCAAAAATCAAGATTTAAAGTTACAGAGACCAAAAAATACGAATTAAAGGTATTTAATGACAATGGCACTCGTGATTACACGCGAGATATCGTTCGCGTTACAGGATTACTCGATGGCGAAGAAATCAGTTTTGTCATCAATCACTGGCCCTCTCGTCGTGGGGGAGAAGCGGCAAGTTACCCACGCCGTAAAGCAGCAGGCGAATTGCTAAAATCTATTTTTGATGAAATGGTAGCCAAAAATCCAAAAGCCAAAGTCATCGCCATGGGAGATTTGAACGATGATCCTATCGACAGAAGTGTCATTGAAGCACTCGGTGCCAAAGGCGACATCAAAAAAGTGAAGACAGGAGATATCTATAATGCTATGTATCCTTTATACAAAAAAGGACAAGGAACATTGGCATATCGCGACAGCTGGAACCTTTTCGACCAAATGTTTTTCTCAAAAGGTTTGCTGGGCAAAGATTTCAAAACTTACGAAATGTATAAAACAGAAATATACGCCCCAAGCTACTTAATCAGCCAAGAGGGCGCATATAAAGGTTTTCCGCATCGTATGTTTGCAGGCGATACCTACCGCTACAATGGTTATTCAGACCACTTCCCGGTATTTACCGTACTGCTCAGAGAAGTATCAAAGTGA